In one window of Chryseobacterium sp. JV274 DNA:
- a CDS encoding HD domain-containing protein, producing MSVNRMKEVAGIIIPDSKIATEATELLLEHGTEFIYNHSLRVFLFSSLNAKRDNKAHDSELLYVASVFHDLGLVSHYSSPDLRFEVDGANAARDFLKGHGIAQDKLQLVWDTIALHTTIGIAEHKENEVALMYSGVGLDVMGEGYENLSTEHREEIIKAFPRNDFKEKIIPTFFGGFEHKTETTFGNIKADVCAFMIPNFQRKNFCDCILHSPWSE from the coding sequence ATGTCAGTAAATCGTATGAAAGAAGTCGCGGGAATCATCATTCCGGACAGTAAAATTGCAACTGAAGCCACAGAACTTCTATTGGAACACGGAACAGAATTTATTTACAATCACTCTCTGCGTGTTTTCCTATTTTCATCATTAAATGCAAAGCGTGACAACAAAGCTCATGATTCGGAGCTGTTATACGTTGCATCCGTATTTCATGATCTGGGACTTGTTTCTCATTACAGCAGCCCGGATCTGAGGTTTGAGGTAGATGGAGCCAATGCAGCACGAGATTTTTTGAAAGGTCATGGGATTGCTCAGGATAAACTTCAGCTGGTTTGGGATACCATTGCGCTTCATACCACCATTGGAATTGCAGAACATAAGGAAAATGAGGTAGCCTTAATGTATTCAGGAGTTGGATTGGATGTGATGGGAGAAGGATATGAAAACCTGAGTACAGAACATCGGGAGGAAATTATCAAAGCTTTTCCGAGAAATGACTTTAAAGAGAAGATTATTCCTACCTTTTTCGGTGGTTTTGAGCATAAAACAGAAACCACTTTTGGAAATATAAAAGCCGATGTCTGTGCTTTTATGATCCCCAATTTCCAAAGAAAAAACTTCTGCGACTGTATTTTACATTCTCCATGGTCTGAATAA
- a CDS encoding MFS transporter codes for MNERESFNAKMPTACFLLFFAHGLVFSSWASRIPIIKTALSINEAELGTLLLLMPIGQLSTMVLAGKLISVYGSSWIIKRVFLLYPFFLLLIGLSPSYWTLAVVLFFFGVSGNMCNIAINTQAIEIESITKRSLLSSYHGAWCFAGLTGAVVGLLMINLHVGTFYHFVTVFILVGILWFYSKRNLTNIIHKAEPQTRSIFKSVNPTLFGLGIIGFLSMAIEGAMFDWSGVYFQTIVKAPENLVILGYTSFILMMTLGRFIGNRIIEKYGKKIVLQCCGILMSGGLFLSVFFPELWICIIAFMIIGLGSSLSVPSVYSTVGKVSAVAPSIALSFVSSISFLGFLMGPPLIGYIAESFDLRYSYGLFACFGILLAVMAGQMKVFRNKN; via the coding sequence ATGAACGAGAGAGAATCTTTTAATGCCAAAATGCCAACAGCCTGTTTTTTACTTTTCTTTGCCCATGGACTTGTTTTTTCTTCCTGGGCGAGCCGGATTCCTATCATTAAAACTGCACTTTCGATCAATGAAGCAGAGCTGGGAACGCTATTGCTTCTGATGCCTATAGGACAGCTTTCAACGATGGTTTTGGCTGGGAAACTGATCAGTGTGTATGGAAGCAGCTGGATTATTAAAAGAGTATTTTTATTATATCCCTTTTTCCTTTTGCTGATTGGCTTATCACCTTCTTACTGGACGCTGGCGGTTGTTCTGTTCTTCTTTGGGGTTTCCGGGAATATGTGCAATATAGCGATTAATACGCAGGCCATTGAAATAGAATCCATTACCAAAAGATCCCTTCTTTCTTCCTATCATGGAGCCTGGTGTTTTGCTGGTCTTACAGGAGCTGTTGTGGGTTTATTGATGATTAACCTTCATGTGGGAACTTTCTATCATTTTGTTACTGTTTTTATCCTGGTAGGAATACTTTGGTTCTACAGTAAAAGAAATCTGACTAATATTATCCATAAAGCAGAACCGCAAACCCGGTCAATTTTTAAATCTGTAAATCCTACATTGTTTGGTTTGGGAATCATAGGATTTCTGAGTATGGCGATTGAAGGAGCGATGTTCGACTGGAGCGGGGTTTATTTTCAAACTATAGTTAAAGCTCCTGAAAATCTTGTTATACTGGGATATACAAGTTTTATTTTAATGATGACTTTAGGTCGTTTTATAGGGAATAGAATTATAGAAAAATACGGAAAGAAGATTGTTTTACAATGTTGTGGTATTCTGATGAGCGGAGGACTTTTTCTAAGTGTTTTCTTTCCGGAACTCTGGATTTGTATTATTGCTTTTATGATTATCGGTCTTGGCAGCTCGCTGAGTGTACCGTCCGTTTATAGTACAGTGGGTAAGGTGAGTGCAGTTGCTCCAAGTATTGCTTTATCATTTGTTTCCAGTATTTCATTTTTAGGATTCCTGATGGGACCGCCTCTTATCGGATACATTGCTGAAAGCTTTGATCTAAGGTATTCATACGGACTTTTTGCCTGTTTTGGGATTTTACTGGCGGTTATGGCTGGGCAGATGAAAGTATTCAGAAATAAAAATTAA
- a CDS encoding helix-turn-helix domain-containing protein, whose translation MKPVSGILTESVIDHSFSVKRLEDDVPYSGSFVRLNYHHILMVESGRGVLTVDGHSFDIAGQKIFLLSKGQICKFENHSDVFGYRLSFGDCFWERVPSSASNCKAVLFNNAAANQQLLPDQTERDEFLSLFKILLAEYKTESYTNQMDVLAAYLKIIMIKLANIKIVKEETFNSQDYIIYRKFMELLSSQYHSLHAVNDYSEILNITPRRLSELCKRCSNKSAKEIINGQIIAEARRLLQFSSYTVKEIAYQFHFGTSEQFSHFFKKNTEISPANYRSNFIHIGV comes from the coding sequence ATGAAACCGGTCTCAGGAATTTTAACTGAATCTGTTATTGATCATTCTTTTTCCGTAAAGCGGCTGGAGGATGATGTTCCTTATTCCGGAAGCTTCGTAAGACTCAATTATCATCATATTCTAATGGTTGAGAGCGGTAGAGGGGTGCTGACCGTAGATGGACACTCTTTTGATATTGCAGGTCAGAAAATCTTTTTACTGTCTAAAGGCCAGATCTGTAAATTTGAGAATCATTCTGATGTTTTTGGCTATCGTCTTTCCTTTGGAGACTGTTTTTGGGAAAGAGTGCCTTCCAGTGCCAGTAATTGTAAAGCTGTTTTGTTTAATAATGCCGCTGCGAATCAACAGCTACTACCGGATCAGACTGAAAGAGACGAATTCTTAAGTTTGTTTAAAATCTTACTGGCAGAATACAAAACTGAGTCTTACACTAATCAGATGGATGTACTGGCTGCCTATTTAAAGATCATCATGATCAAATTAGCCAATATAAAAATTGTAAAAGAAGAAACTTTTAACAGTCAGGATTATATTATCTACCGCAAATTTATGGAGCTGCTGAGCAGCCAGTATCATAGTCTGCATGCGGTAAATGACTATTCGGAGATATTGAATATTACTCCACGGAGATTGAGTGAGCTATGTAAGCGGTGCAGTAATAAAAGCGCAAAAGAGATCATCAACGGGCAGATTATCGCAGAAGCCAGAAGACTTCTTCAGTTCAGCTCTTATACTGTAAAAGAGATTGCTTATCAGTTTCATTTCGGGACCTCAGAACAGTTCAGTCACTTTTTCAAAAAAAATACGGAAATATCTCCGGCAAACTATCGTAGTAATTTCATTCATATCGGGGTGTAA
- a CDS encoding MFS transporter yields the protein MNTYPKRWQALNFLIAGAFLSPLDYFIVNMALPSIKKAFSASDHQLQMVIAIYGLTYAALVVCGGRLGDIYGRKKVFISGLYTFLFSSLACAFSPNVMWLIIFRLFQGVGASLLAPQVLASIKDLFSSQEQPKAVSLFSSVFGLASVAGQLLGGVLLSMHWGNFSWEMVFLVNVPITVICILGIHFTMNEDNKKEQTGIDFTGALLLILALLMLICPLIFGQKFEWPWWIFGILLGGILLLILFLKYEKKQLQKSRPVLIDPALLHHKPFALSLLIIFFYNFTAGLFICYPYYLQQFLHQNSLQTGLAIVPYGLAFFLGPLITTRIKLSASKMIYVGLGLLMTGFVISAVTFYFQQKPSLLTHITLFIAGFGHGTIMPVMMRTAISLVSKDKAGQASGLISIGIQIGSVTGGAVIGTLFFNLTPILGFTKAFVAAVGMIGIFQLIGIWAGSRLRKIID from the coding sequence ATGAACACATATCCGAAACGGTGGCAGGCACTCAATTTTCTGATCGCAGGTGCTTTTCTCTCACCTCTGGATTATTTTATTGTCAATATGGCTTTGCCTTCTATCAAAAAAGCATTCAGTGCCAGCGATCATCAACTTCAGATGGTTATTGCCATTTATGGACTTACTTATGCAGCGCTTGTTGTTTGCGGCGGACGGCTGGGTGATATTTACGGCCGTAAAAAGGTATTTATATCAGGATTATATACTTTCCTGTTTTCATCCCTCGCCTGCGCTTTTTCTCCTAATGTTATGTGGTTGATTATTTTCCGGCTGTTTCAAGGCGTTGGCGCATCACTGCTCGCCCCTCAGGTATTAGCTTCTATAAAGGATCTCTTCAGCAGTCAGGAGCAGCCTAAAGCAGTAAGTCTTTTCAGTTCGGTATTTGGGCTTGCTTCAGTGGCCGGACAATTGCTTGGCGGAGTTCTTCTAAGTATGCATTGGGGAAATTTTTCCTGGGAAATGGTTTTTCTTGTAAATGTTCCTATTACGGTTATCTGTATTCTGGGAATCCATTTTACTATGAATGAGGATAATAAGAAAGAACAGACAGGTATTGATTTTACAGGAGCTTTATTATTAATTCTGGCTTTGCTTATGCTTATCTGTCCTCTTATTTTCGGACAAAAATTTGAATGGCCATGGTGGATCTTCGGGATTCTTCTTGGAGGAATTTTATTACTTATTTTATTTTTAAAATATGAGAAGAAACAACTTCAAAAAAGCCGTCCGGTACTCATAGATCCGGCACTGTTGCACCATAAACCTTTTGCATTAAGTCTTCTGATCATCTTCTTTTACAATTTCACGGCAGGTTTATTCATTTGTTATCCTTATTATTTGCAGCAGTTTCTCCATCAGAATTCATTGCAGACAGGGTTGGCTATCGTTCCTTATGGACTTGCCTTTTTCCTGGGGCCTTTGATTACCACGCGGATAAAACTGAGCGCTTCTAAAATGATCTACGTAGGATTGGGATTGTTGATGACAGGCTTTGTGATAAGTGCAGTAACTTTTTATTTTCAGCAAAAACCATCTTTACTCACTCATATCACTTTGTTTATAGCTGGATTCGGGCATGGTACCATTATGCCTGTTATGATGCGTACAGCTATTTCTTTAGTTTCTAAAGATAAAGCAGGACAGGCTTCAGGTTTGATAAGTATCGGCATTCAGATTGGCAGTGTGACCGGTGGAGCTGTTATTGGGACTTTATTTTTTAATCTGACACCTATTCTGGGGTTCACAAAAGCATTTGTTGCAGCGGTAGGAATGATCGGTATTTTTCAACTTATTGGAATATGGGCAGGAAGCAGGTTGAGAAAGATCATTGATTAA
- a CDS encoding AraC family transcriptional regulator: MKGLPLEEIDVREIKLKEEEIVFKTKTFLTFVYVVKGEGTLAYDDRSINFSQGKLFIIPQQEEYRFKSEMAQLISIQCPAEFIDKIRLEADRIESCENLHKLQYISHNYHARAGCIFRNKNDEQFAETLILQIANEFKNKAEDYLIIRNCMSILLNLIARNIIQSETSDLQENRKAFSIMKIITYIQQHIKDREKTGIQVIAEHFGISGNYFGEYFKQQTGVSYQNYLLDYRLKLVETYLKYSSVRLSEIAYELQFSDESHLSKLFKKYRGVTPGEYRKTFK, encoded by the coding sequence ATGAAAGGACTGCCGCTTGAAGAAATTGATGTAAGAGAAATAAAACTGAAAGAAGAAGAGATTGTGTTTAAAACAAAGACTTTTCTCACATTCGTTTATGTTGTCAAAGGGGAAGGTACACTCGCGTATGATGATCGCAGTATTAATTTTTCTCAGGGTAAGCTTTTTATTATTCCTCAGCAGGAAGAGTATCGTTTTAAGAGTGAAATGGCTCAGCTTATCAGCATTCAGTGTCCGGCTGAATTTATTGATAAAATCCGGCTGGAAGCAGACCGTATTGAAAGCTGTGAGAATTTGCATAAGCTGCAATATATCAGCCATAATTATCATGCAAGGGCTGGTTGTATCTTCAGGAATAAAAATGATGAGCAGTTTGCCGAAACCCTTATTCTTCAGATCGCTAATGAGTTCAAAAACAAAGCAGAAGATTACCTTATTATCCGCAACTGTATGTCGATCCTTCTGAATCTGATTGCCCGGAATATCATTCAGAGTGAAACCTCTGACCTTCAGGAAAACCGCAAAGCTTTTTCGATCATGAAGATCATCACTTATATTCAACAGCATATAAAGGACCGTGAGAAAACCGGAATTCAGGTTATTGCTGAACATTTTGGGATTTCCGGAAATTATTTCGGAGAGTATTTTAAACAGCAGACAGGAGTTTCTTATCAGAATTATCTGCTGGACTATAGACTGAAATTGGTAGAAACGTATCTAAAATACAGCAGTGTACGACTAAGTGAAATTGCTTATGAACTTCAGTTCAGTGATGAAAGCCATCTTTCCAAACTCTTCAAAAAATATAGGGGAGTAACGCCGGGTGAATATAGGAAAACCTTCAAATAA
- a CDS encoding MarR family winged helix-turn-helix transcriptional regulator translates to MDFDFIKELGYKALDSRLKRISDRMSHDVRKFYKEFGIDVEPNWYLVFMLLKKKEEISITDIAEPLGYSHPSVVVIVKKMNENGYLNIKKDSVDKRKQIISLSPKAIEMLPQLEKIWDSCEKAILKVLAEDLGIFTYLDHIDQELKDESFHHRFKQEYLKSIKS, encoded by the coding sequence ATGGATTTTGACTTTATTAAAGAATTAGGATATAAAGCTTTGGACAGCAGACTGAAAAGAATCAGCGACAGAATGTCTCATGATGTCCGGAAATTTTATAAAGAATTTGGAATTGATGTTGAACCTAATTGGTATCTGGTCTTTATGCTGCTGAAAAAGAAAGAGGAAATTTCAATTACCGATATTGCTGAACCACTGGGCTATTCGCACCCATCTGTTGTAGTTATTGTTAAAAAAATGAATGAAAACGGTTATCTCAACATCAAAAAAGACAGTGTAGATAAACGGAAACAGATTATTTCATTGTCTCCAAAAGCCATTGAAATGCTTCCCCAGCTGGAGAAGATCTGGGACAGCTGTGAAAAAGCAATTTTGAAAGTACTAGCAGAAGATCTGGGGATTTTCACTTATCTGGATCATATTGATCAGGAATTAAAAGATGAATCTTTCCATCACAGGTTTAAACAGGAATATTTAAAATCAATCAAATCATGA